The Parashewanella spongiae genome has a window encoding:
- the ccmD gene encoding heme exporter protein CcmD, giving the protein MQFDSFQDFLNMGGYAIYVWVSYGITFGSLAILIYASATKENKVLKNITLKHNREQRIKASRRAKNEPET; this is encoded by the coding sequence ATGCAATTTGATTCGTTTCAAGACTTTTTAAACATGGGCGGATACGCGATCTATGTGTGGGTATCTTACGGTATCACTTTTGGTAGTTTGGCTATTTTGATTTATGCAAGCGCGACCAAAGAGAATAAAGTGCTTAAAAATATCACATTGAAACATAATCGTGAACAACGAATTAAAGCATCACGGAGAGCAAAAAATGAACCTGAGACGTAA
- the ccmE gene encoding cytochrome c maturation protein CcmE, with protein MNLRRKKRLILASTLILGVAAITSLLLYALNTNLNLFYTPSEVVQGKKNTGIKPQIGQRIRIGGMVSEGSLQRDPESLHIQFAVHDATGLEIIVTYDNLLPDLFREGQGIVAQGILIGPNQLEATEVLAKHDENYMPPEVAEAMGKNHQKPQQ; from the coding sequence ATGAACCTGAGACGTAAGAAAAGACTGATTTTAGCCTCGACATTAATACTCGGCGTAGCGGCAATCACCTCTTTATTGCTCTATGCCCTGAATACTAACTTAAACTTGTTTTACACCCCTTCAGAAGTTGTTCAAGGTAAAAAAAACACTGGTATCAAGCCACAAATTGGCCAACGCATTCGCATTGGTGGCATGGTTTCTGAAGGTTCACTGCAACGAGATCCTGAAAGCTTACACATCCAATTTGCTGTACATGATGCGACTGGGCTAGAAATCATTGTCACTTATGACAATTTATTGCCCGATTTATTCCGTGAGGGTCAAGGTATTGTGGCACAAGGGATCCTAATTGGCCCTAATCAACTTGAAGCAACAGAAGTCCTCGCCAAACATGATGAAAACTACATGCCACCAGAAGTAGCTGAAGCAATGGGCAAGAACCACCAAAAACCACAGCAATAA
- a CDS encoding group II intron maturase-specific domain-containing protein — translation MTGLIKGISYIKIQASKKSQTKLKNKLRAIVKHRTSNTLSVLISKVNQVLRGWKHYLGGIGYP, via the coding sequence ATCACAGGCCTCATCAAAGGCATCAGTTACATTAAGATACAAGCGTCTAAGAAGAGCCAAACAAAGCTGAAAAATAAACTCAGAGCCATAGTGAAACACCGAACCTCAAATACGCTTAGTGTTCTGATAAGTAAAGTAAATCAAGTTCTGAGAGGGTGGAAACACTATTTGGGTGGGATAGGTTATCCCTGA
- a CDS encoding reverse transcriptase domain-containing protein, with product MATDHVEAPISVETVNRKWRIEASRCGTPQGGVISPLLANIYLNDFCLKIHEKTPCKIVTYADDFVVLHKQTYTQEQLDWITQQLSDEGLKLNQSKTHCVDMGKLMNEFDFLGFNFQRITGLIKGTSYIKIQASKKSQTKLKNKIRDIVKHRTSNTLGVLINKVNQVLRGWKHYFGGIGYPRGVFFRINGFVVNRFYRWHRRLSQRRSKYLSRGAYEKLRQAGLEYLPTTR from the coding sequence ATGGCTACCGACCATGTCGAAGCGCCCATCAGCGTAGAGACGGTCAACAGAAAATGGCGAATAGAAGCAAGCCGATGTGGCACTCCGCAAGGCGGAGTTATCTCTCCACTACTGGCTAACATCTATCTCAACGATTTCTGTTTGAAAATACACGAAAAAACACCGTGTAAAATCGTTACCTATGCAGATGATTTTGTTGTACTTCATAAGCAAACCTACACACAAGAGCAACTGGACTGGATAACACAGCAATTAAGTGATGAAGGTCTGAAGCTAAATCAAAGTAAAACCCACTGTGTGGATATGGGAAAGCTGATGAATGAGTTTGATTTCCTCGGTTTTAATTTTCAACGGATCACAGGCCTCATCAAAGGCACCAGTTACATTAAGATACAGGCGTCTAAGAAGAGCCAAACAAAGCTGAAAAATAAAATCAGAGACATAGTGAAGCATCGAACCTCAAATACACTTGGCGTACTGATAAATAAGGTTAATCAAGTTCTGAGGGGATGGAAACACTATTTTGGTGGGATAGGTTATCCCAGAGGTGTATTTTTCAGAATAAATGGATTTGTAGTAAACCGGTTCTATCGCTGGCATCGTCGCTTAAGTCAACGTCGAAGCAAGTATCTATCACGAGGTGCTTACGAAAAATTACGCCAAGCTGGTCTTGAGTATTTACCCACGACAAGATGA